GAACTGGGTGGCAGGCCAATGGGTTTCTGCCACAAAGGAAAATGGTATCTCTGTTAGGAGAATGCCAATATCCATAAGGGCTCCGAGGACTCTACTTTGCCCGGTCCATTCTTGCTTCGGTTTCTCACTgtttcatcatttttttttcctattacgTCTCACTGAAGTTTCCCCgaaaaaaagaggaagaggcATAAAGAGAAAATAATCTAGTCCTGTGGATTTGAAAGAGAAGCACTGCCCACTGTTGGAAACCGATCGGTAGGACAGTCAACCTGGACTGAATAGAGGTGTCACTGGGCATTCTCCGTCGGATGGACCTCCACTGACAAAAGGAGAAAGGAATTAGAGGGAACCCTACAGCGATCTTTCATTTAGTGCATGGCTAGCTAGATTGGTATAGAGAAGGGTGAGGCTTAGGGTCAGTGAGTCGTCGTATAACCTTATGATGGAGGTTATAATAGAGCAAAACCTCTGCCCACCGGTGGGCAGacgagagatatatatatatatatatatatatatatatatatatatatatatatatatatatatatatatatatatatatatataatatatcaatGCTGTACTTTTCCACAGCAGCTTCCAACTCACCCCAGACCACAGGTGACAATAAGGATTTTGTGAGGAAATTGTGAGCTTTTGAAAAGATGTGCTATTGCCTAAGGGACTGTTTCATAGAATCAGATTATTGTGTTGATATGGTTCTTACAGTAAGTGCTAGGGAATGCTGACATTGTCTTGTAAAAGACAAGCATTTCTGCCTTGATGAATTCATTGTGGTTGAAGTTACCATAGAGGTCAGCAGAGCCATTCCCTAAATAGTATCCCCAAATACCAGATGGCCTCTATTACCTTTTGATATTTCTGGTGTATATCAAATGATGAGTCAAATAAAGGCTGAACGAAGAGCATTATCGGATAAGTGACCGATACAGTGTGAGCAGGGTGCTGAATCATTAATGAAGGAAGATTATATTGCAGTCaaaatattttcaaatattaaaaGTAGGCTTGTAATAGCCTTATGAATACAAAACACATATAGGCTACAATACTTACCAGGATAGTATACATAGTATGAACAGAGCTAGCTTGTCTTAGCATTTTTTATTTAGGTTATCTTATTTAAAAGCAGTCTTTGGGATGAAACGGAGCATGCCATGATTCTATGATCAGAGACAAACGCAGagaaattgaaaagatatgatCACTATAAAATATTCTTAGGCGATATAATGAAAAACATTTAGAACAACATGAGTCAAAGAACCTACAACAAATTTAACTTTCAGACAAATGTAGACCATGAAACATTAAAATCTATTTTGAAGCAATCGTTCTGAATATATTAAATGGAAATACTTTGGCGCCATCTACAGGCAAATGTGTAGACAGGAAGGTTGCAAAAACATTTGTGGATAGATTTTTAGCAGgggtacttatttttattttggaaaGCCATTTGGTAAAGCTTAACAAAAGCTGTCTGAATTTATTTACACGGCATCAGTTAAGTAATGATGGAGCTGCTTTTAAATAATCAAAGCAGAGATACATAGCATTGTTTTTGACAGCCAAATGCTAGTCGTGGGCTGTTCCCAACATGTAAGGCCCACTATTTATGATCTGGGTGCTGACAATGTGCTGAGCTGGCGTTGACAATCTGTTTAGGAGCTCTGGAGAAAGTAACATACCTGTTCACTGTTCACTTATGCATAGTGAGGGGCCTCTACACTCATTAATAATTACTCACGCACTGACAATATTTTCAACAGGCTTGTCACACATTCCTTTCATGTGGTCCTAATTTGTAGATATAATAGATGTAATTTATTCAATAGAGCCATAACATATCACTTTGGTTGAAAAACCTATTGTATTGAGAGGGTTATTATGGATGTTTTGCTTTGCATAATAATAAGGGCACGGACAGGTATGCAAATGCTAGTGTGTTACCGTCTCACATTTTACAGAGGAAGAAGCAGGCTGTTCAGACAAATGCACACgtagacagacatgcacacgcacaggcatacaaacacacgcccacacacacaaacacacgtgcgcacaagCACATACTTACagatcattatcattatttattacGCCTATTCCGTATTTTTCGGCCTTTGAACCATTATGTCCACCGagaatgtaggcctatgtagtggtataaaatatatgtatttaaataTACCCATTGACCTCAAATCGGTTCCGGACCACTCTCTAAATTAGaattaaacaaacaacaacaccagcCCCTAGGAATGCGATttttatatgaatgtatatCCTTGACGACAACCCGTTGCTTTACGGCAGGCAGTTGATGGGCGTGAGCATGCAGCCAGCGACGACCACTGTAACTGCAGCATGTGCGCCTTGAGTTCTTCGCGGTTCCTGTGCAGAAGGTGGGGTATCGTTTTCCGGTCCAGTGGGGCAGTTTTCCTTTCAAAAATTAACATTTTACAGACGAAAAGGTCCGTGTGTTTCCACGAGATCAGAACAGCACCAGGACGATCTTCACGTGTGCTCGTCCCCGTTTTGAGCAACAACATGTCATCAAACACATCAGACGCGATGTCCCAGAGGATGGTCTGGGTGGACCTGGAGGCAAGTTGTACCGTTGTTCACCCCTCGTAAGCCCACTTTGAGCTCCACACGTGTCACAATGTGCCTGCTGACCTGCAAAGGGATTGCTCAGCCTGCTGACACACTAGCAAATTTagctcttttttcttctcttcaCGCAGAGTCCGATGTTGTCTGAGTCTAACAAAACCATCAGTCTACCCCATGTCATAGTTAACGTCCCACTACCAGCATGTTATATTTGTACTTCAGCCTAAAGCGACTATGGATGTTCCCTCGATGCGGTGCTCTGTTACTGAAAACATGTCTAGTCTGATTGGAGATAAACGTACGAATAATGCACCATTCAGCCTACTTGAATCGGTTGCCGTTGGTTACACTAAAATCACAGTTTCTCCTTTTTATAAGCAACTTTCTACAATATGTCTGAAGCGTTCACGGTTACATTCTGCAGAATTGTAAAGTGATATATCTACACGTCATCCTAGCCGCTTGCAGCTAGTTCTACTTAATAAAGTTcacacaaatgtgtttgttatcATTGTTAGTGACGTGACAGAATcacagtatttatttattccgtTGTTGTCGTACACTGTAGAAAAGGGGATCAACGGAGATGCTCTGTGTTACTTGGCGTTGTTCTTATAACCGGTGTTTCTTTCAATCCGGATGCGCTTTCTAGATGACGGGGCTGGACATTGAGAAGGACAAGATCATCGAGATGGCGTGCATCATCACAGACTCTGAACTCAATGTGCTGGCAGAGGTAATGCCCAACAGCCTTAAACTTGATTAATTTTCATTTGAAGTAGAGCATATCCATTGATGACTCAATTCTATAATTTTCCTCCAATTGCAGGGACCAAATCTGATTATAAATCAACCAACTGAGCTCCTGGACGGAATGTCTGATTGGTGTAAAGAGCATCATGGCAAGGTGTGGTAACAGTTCTAGATGGCTCTGGTCTGTATGTTATCCGTGTAACATTCTCTGTAGAAGAACTACAGGCCATATtgcaaatcaggcctactaccGGCTTCCCCTGCAGTATTATCTTAGTATTGATTTCAGGCTTGCAAAGTTATGCAGCAAAGGTCGCCATGGGCTACGCATCAATGGAACTGTGCTTTAAAGCAATGTGATAATCTCAAACTGCTTTCAGGTTTTGTTTGCCGAATATAATTCCTGATCAATAATTCATAGTTGAGTTATGTGTTTGTTGGGGGCTCAGTCGGGTCTGACTCAGTCAGTGAAGGACAGCAAGATCAGCCTCCAGCAAGCGGAGTACGAGTTCCTCTCCTTCATCAGGCAACACACGCAGCCCGGCCAGTGTCCCCTCGCTGGTGAGTGTTGTACAGACCGACACATACACGCCCCCTTCCTGTTGGCTGTCAGACACTGCATATTAACATGCggcacccctccctcctcctccctctcccaggtAACTCTGTGCACGCCGACAAGAAGTTCCTGGACAAATACATGCCCCAGTTCATGTACCATCTCCACTACAGGATCATCGACGTCAGCACCATTAAGGAGCTTTGCAGGTGACCCCACAGCTTTGGGCTAATTTACGTTTCCCCGATAGGCAGGTCCCCAAGGTGGTTGGTACGACCCTGGACTAAAAGGTCTGGAACCTGGTATACAGGCCTTATTTTACATGCTGAGTATTTTCTGCTCTCCAAGCCATACAATGCGTCAGGAGGCCATTAATGACGGTTTCGATTTAAAGATATGCTAAGCTGAGCACTGACTCTCAAAATCAAACATCACTGGCGTTTACTGTCACCTGGGTTTATCCGCGAGTCGCTGGGCTCTTCCTCTGCCGCGTGTAGCACGTGAAACCTATCGATACTTAAAgtaataattgtattatattcACATATGTCAGTGTCTGTTGTTGCTTGTTCtgattatttcaaacaaatattGGCATTCTCCGCCCCCACCCCAACCAGTTTGCGTTGCCATGGTTAACGCATTGATGTGGAAACTTTGGGCCTTTCAGACCACTTTGCTGTTGTTCTGTCAGTCTTAATGCCCATTAATTCACTCAAAAGCTGTTGTACTCAACTCAACGCTTTGCTTTAGTAATTAGGATTTCACTAGAATTTCCTCCGTGTGTTTTCTAGACGGTGGTTTCCAGAGGAATACAAGCTGGCTCCCCAGAAGAAAGCGTCTCACAGGTTGGTCATCCTTACCCGGGCAAAACGCACACAGAGCAACGCCTGCCACCAATTTCATTCAAATACTCAACCGTATAAATGAACAGATGATCACCGAAATCTTCATCTGTTCTATTGAGGAAAGTTGCATCAATACCAAGCCAAGGTGATCTGGGGAGGGTTGTGGTAATCTCTACTGTTTGTTGATTGGCGTGTGTGTCTCAGGGCGCTGGGCGACATCCAGGAGAGTATCAGAGAGCTGCAGTTCTACAGAGCCCACGTGTTCAGAAGCCCTGCCGAGCAGAAGAACCTCAAGGTCACCCAGAACGGAGACGGCGACAAGACCGCGCACAACTAAATCGCTATCCCACTGGAGGCCCACTGTTGGTGGCTGTCTGCGGGGAGCCTGTGTGCACGCACAGTTTGCAAGAAATAATCATCAGTTTCATCAGTTAATAATCATCAGACTCATTTAGTTTTGTCTCcctgtttttgtttggttcaaGAAAATGACAAAGACTTTGTTCCCTGTTAAATGTCTGTTTCAACTTTGTTTAGTTTTTGCGGTTGCTTCTTTGATTCAAAAGTGAATGtaaatgttgtatttatttaggcAGTTTAGAATCTGATATTCAATTGAAattttgctttattcaaaaaAGAACCAATTGAGACAATAAAATCTTGTTATAAGGAGACTATGTagcatttgtatttattgtcGTAATCGAGTTTTTGGTAGTGTTGGTGTCCAACACTAGGTGGCAGTGTACACCTTCGTCTAGCATCAACAAAAACAAGTATCAGATCTTTAGTAGAAAGAAACTGTTTTCTAATGAAGCGGATAGAGACTGTACCATCACCTAATTTTGCTTGCGGTGCAGCATACGTTGAATTATTCATGGCTGATTCTCCTGTAGGCTGTTGCACCAAATTCCGACTGAAACTTAATGTATACTTGTACAACTCAATCCTACTTGCCTTTTATTCGTTCCCACATTTTAACAGATTCTAACCATGCTGCTTCCTTATTTGGACTATTTTTAATGAAACAATAATACtggatattgttgttgttgaagtgCTGTCTACTGTGTGAATGGTTGTGGTTTATAGGTACCCTATCAACTCAGTGACTTCATTTGTTGGTAATGTAGTTTTTCCTCTGTTTAATTTCCATCCAATGAGATGCTTGTTTATTATTCTCTGTAAAATGCTGAAAGATACCTTGACAAATGTTTGTCAGTATAGCAAATAACAGTGGTCTCTAATTAACCTGAACAACCTGACTTAGAATGAACACTTATGGCTTGGCAGATGAGGACACATTACTGCTCTCAATCTAGCTgtttataaagtgtgtgtgtgtgtgtgtgttaggggggaTGGTTTATTGGTATAAGGAGCCCTCATGTctctttaaatatttaaagTCTAATCAGTAcaatgcaggtgtgtgttttcCGCATTGCATTTTGGCAGTAAAGCAATCTAGTTCCCACTAGCGTAGTTTAAAGAAACGACTGTTCTACTGCCAGAGGagtggggaggtggtggaggaaggggagggtggAGCTGCCTGATTCCTCACGTTAAGAGGTGTGATTAGGGAGACACCAGGCTGCGCTCTACCTGCAGTTGAGGGAATTCTGGGTAAAAAGCGCCATCTGTTCTGTGGCCGCAGTGTAACCCTGTGGCATCAGCAAGCTCTCGTTTCTCTCCCAGTAACAaacgcctctgtgtgtgtgtgtgtggtgtgtgtgtcctgtagaAACCTGAATACATATCTGTGTGAGCAACATGGATTTAGGTCATTGCATCCATGTTTATCCGTTGATCATAAATGTTGTGATATTGTCCTAAAATGAGGGGCATGCCaatgccttttttatttttacagaaTGTATTTTTAGTTTTGCCAATCCCTTTCATCCAAATCCTTGGGTACTTTTTCTCCTCTATCCAACATTTTCTTATTCTGCCTTCAAACACAATGCTATGATTGACAGCTTGATCGACATCCTTTGTAAACAAGCAAAGACTATCCCAGAACAATCGTTGTCAATCAAACGTAAACGGCTTGTACCTGCGCTGCCACACAACACACTATCTAATCCTGGATTATGGTAATTTGGTTTGAGTACACCAACTaatacgcacacgcactcacacacacacacacacacacacagcacacatcacaaacacacacacacacacacacacacacacacacacacacacacacacacacacacacacacacacacacaaatgtttccTGTGCTATCTGAATAGAATGAGTCAGACTATAGCGGTTGAAGGGACTTGTTCTCCTGGCCCTCTGCCAGTCATCTCTGACCACGCTGCCAGTCATTCCGGCGGGGTAAAAGGCGCTACAGGACCACATGTCCATCAATTGTCGCACCTGTATGTTGGAGAAAGGGTTTATGACAACAGAATAGAGCCCGACGTAAGGCTATGCagtttctgtgtgagtgtatgaaCAAAATGATTCTTCGAGGAATTTGCTGTGACATTGGTGCAGGAACAAGTTGGTGTTCCTTTTTTCTTATTCATAAATGAAGACATTTCCACCCTAAATTGATACAGAAAAGGCAAAAGTTGGTGGAGAATTAGTTGCCTGAATTCAGGAAATGTTTTTTGATGCTCAAAATATCCTGGGGGAGGAATTCCAGAGCCCCCACTTTATGTGGTGTCGGTGTGAATAGATGAGTTTAATTTTGCgtatgtttgcatgtgcttTTCTAAACGGTGTCTGCCTAAAAATAAAGAGTTAACATTTTCTATATTCTTGTTTGGAGGAATCCAACTGGGTTCCTTCATCTGTGCGCTCTAACTATCTTTTATACTTTCACAAACAATTATCTGATGTCCATTGTCTTGTTTGTAAGCCTACTTGATAGTCACTGCTCTGGAATGTTACTCAACTTGGCTTTTGTCATCATATGCCCTCTTTCAATGGTAGAAATGATGCTGCCATAAAAGTGCAGCATTTTCAATGCAAATTTCGATGAAATGTATTGTCCTGAATCAGCATGAATGAGCGTTGGTTCCATGTTGCTGTACCAACATGGTAccaatgattattattatgaaactAATTTGTATTGaagtttttctgttttgttgcTGCTATGAATGAAGAACACCTTTGTTTCCCACTGTTTAATTGGTGAGAGCTCTTTGTGCTACGTACCAATTGAAAAAATGGATTAGCCATCAACAACATCATTCGTCGATGGGGAACTAATTGAAAAGCTAGGAAAAAAGACAGAATGTATTCAAGAATAAAAAACTGTAGAGCTAGATTTATGATAATTAATATGCAACCATGCGGGCGGTCAATACGTCTTCTATAGTTCCCTCTAACCAGCTTCTTGTTCAATTATCCGCCCAGTTTAAATAGGAGAGCAGATGAGCTGCAGTGATTAGGGCAAATGAAAGTGCTGACTGCATTGTAGGAAGGCAACGTTGCACCACTCACACAACGATCATGCACCCCATGCACTTGCGTACGCacagaaagaaaacacacacacacgcacacacacagacacgcacacacacatgctgacaccgacgcacacacacaaacacaaacaacacacgtGCTGTAGAACTGTGTCAGCAATCTGGGTTTTGGTGTTGATTTTAATCTGATCTTGATGAATCTTCTTTTAAAGCAAACTTcaggggggtgtgggggagggggggggctgttgtaACTGTGATCGGCCTGCACCAGCTTGTAGTATATCAAAATGAATGTAATGCAGCCCCATTGATCAGCCCAGGACCACACGCATCACATGTCATATCATGCAACTTACTTTAAAAACATATGGCCGGGCCAGTGTGCACCCTCAGCAAAAAGCACAGATTTCAGCCatgggaggagcgggggggagggcgggatgGGATACTCTCACACTATCTGTCTATGTAGTACAAAATGGAGGCCAATGTTAACGCTTTGTATAGCAGATCCAACCATTTCTCAGTGACCTTGTATTTTACCGTTGCCTTTTGCTGCTACCTGGCATGTTGTCTACCTGACCTTTAGCACATGGACAGGATTTCTTTGTTGTCGCTTGTTTCGGTTGTGGCATTTGAAACACAGACAGTAGCCCgtggtgtttctctgtgtgtctaacAGTGGAGATGTCACAGAACATCTCCCCATACGATTTTAGAGCCACATCCCTCATAGTGAGCTCCAAGGAATAGAAagataaaacacacaacaaaagaaACGGTACGCCTACTTAAAAAGCCAAGGTTTTTTTCCTCCCAAGGAGATCTCTTTTAACAGAAAAGTAAGTATAGTATACATGGAATAACTACCAAAAGTGCCAATATGAAAAACAGTTCAATAACAGGGAGAGCATTGCAGGAGCTAGATTATGGGCCAATGCCTTTAAGTAGTTCCCAAACGTAGATTGTACTATCGCTCGTTGACTCCTCACTTGGGTCTGTTTACAACCCAAGACTTTACTCCTGTCTTTTTATATTTCCAGCTTTGCTCAAAGTGTGGTTTTGGGTCATTGTGAGCTCCATTTTATACTATTGGAGCATTGTATCtggtatttattttcattttgaagtCAATGGCTTTGTCTAGTTGCTTTTtttgctgttttgtttttttgttggatGCTAATAACATATTTAACTATTGAACCACATATCCAAAATGCAGGCTACacttattcaattcaattcagtttATTTAAGAAGAGGCCAGTGcaaattaataaaacacatgATAATAcatgggtaaaaaaaaagaattagcCAAAAGGCTATTTTTCATCTGTAGTCCCCtggaaatgaaaatacaattaaacaagataaaaacaacaacaacataaacagGACGGAACCCCACAGCACAAAACAGGGCATCGCAGAACAAACTGAAGAACTGACTAACTAAGgtaaaacaacagcaacaaaataCAGAACACCagcgaaaaaataaataaaataaatacatagtgTGTTGACCACATGCAACAACAAATGATTTTAGTGCTGATGATCAATACATATGTATTGATCATCCATTTTCTTAACTGCTTACTAAACGATTTTTATGTGTTTAGTTTACTTATGATGCATATACATTATATCTAACTGAAAACCCTGCCAGTTTCTAATTCCACTTCAACAGTTTAGTCAGAGTAAGCTAGCTCGTAAGGATTTAAACTCATTCCCTCTGCTGGTGCTGGTTAATACAGCCCTGGACCAAGGCTGCAACACACAGCTCATGCCTTATACAGTACTGACGCACtggtagtctctctctcgctctctctctgacacaggGTCATTGGTCAGGGTGTCTAGTCCAGACACTCTGCCAATAGAGTGACGTAACGGGAAGGGACAGCTTGTCTGGGAGTGCAGCCATTTTGAGCCACCACAAAGAGACACCTGCTATGCTGTTTGAGAATGACAGTAGATAAAGCTCACTCTGGTTTCAATGCAATGCCTCCAACCCGGCCTTCAAACCAGTGGTTCGAAGGGGTTTTGATTAGTTTTTAATTAGGCTGGTTGAGGCTCACACTAATTTAGGCTGCCATTGATTTTAAAGAGTTATAAAACAGTTGGCAGTTCAGAAGTATAAATAAAatttgattttttattttactgacAACCAACGTATTCCTAAATGTCTACATTCTGTTAGCCTTGTTTCTACATCCCGACCTTATGACATCGAAGAACAGACAAACAGTTATCGGATCGTTTCGAAACTTTAGACTCGTTGGTAATTGGCGCCACACACTGCTGTCTTCCCAGCAGAGGGCAGTGGGAGGCCAGCTCCTCTGACAGGAGATAAACGTCACTCCACGAGAAGCAGACAGAACGGACAGCTCAATGAGGACCAACAACACCCAGGGACAGTGTGGTGTGGTGTCGTTAAGGAAGGCCCTATCTGAATCCTGCAGTTTCCTGGAAGGAAGAAGGAATTACTTATCATTGAGTATGCACACAGGACGATGACATTACTTTTGCTTTTGCGCTGCTGAATATATTTGGTATAAAATTCTAAGTTGTGAATGTAgtcgttgtttgtttgtgtggttgaatATATCAACAGTATTCCCCCTACAACACAGGCTCTGATCAAGAGATGGTCCAACATAACTCTCTCAATCATCTGCTTACCTAAAGGTTAAACACAGGTGTGGCGTCCCTTTCTTTCCCTCCATCTATCCTTCcatcctctcttcatccctctcttctaccctccctcccccctctccccccctctcttgtccctctctcatccctctctctctacacagcCCCTGCAGTGCATCGGATAATTATTGATTTTGTGTGGGCTACTGTGGAGTAAAgttcaatctgtgtgttcatgtgtgtgcatgtgtgtgtgtgcatgtgtgtgtgtgtgtgtgtgtgtgtgtgtgtgtgtgtgtgtgtgtgtgtgtgtgtgtgtgtgtgtgtgtgtgtgtgtgtgcgtgtgtgcgtgcgcgcgcgcgcatgtgtgtgtgcttgcatgcgcgcgcatgtgtgcgtgcttgcatgttCCATTCCATCTTTCCATGCACACTGGTGTTAAAGCGCTGGCCTCACACAGTAAAGGGGGGACATTGACACAAAAAGTGCTGATGCAACTCAATGCCTGTGTGGGATTGTCTCAGGCCATCGAGGGACATAATGGATTGCATATCgacattcacctgcctgcccaCCAATGAAATACGAccccacagaaaacacacagctGTGTCTCAATTGCTGGTTTAGTTGAGGTTAGGTTTCTCAAGTATGTCACTGCATGGATTAGAAGATTGTTTGTATAAAGCATACGCTGCAGGACAGAAGGGGCCTACTCCTGTCCAATAAGACACAAGAATCAACGAATAATTCACCGGACCAATTAGAGGAAGCGCTGCTCGGGCTACTGTGTATATATCGGATGTTAGAGATGGGCAATGTTTTATTCTACGCATGCCGTATGTTTAGATACCTTCCATGCAATGCAATagacaatagagagagagagagagagagagagagagagagagagagagagagagagagagagagagagagagagagagagggagaatccaatttttttaacaaatgtatcCGGACCAATTAGAGGAAGCACTGCTCGGGCTACTGTGTATATATCGGATGTTAGAGATGGGCAATGTTTTATTCTACGCATGCCGTATGTTTAGATACCTTCCATGCAATGCAATagacaatagagagagagagagagagagagagagagagagagagagagagagagagagagagagagagagagagagagagagagagagagagagagagagagagagagagaatccaatttttttaacaaatgtatcCAATTTTGTTTGCAATCTCACATTTATGTTGGtttggattaaagcatctgTCAAAATACTGATTGTTTATGCTGCTTTGAGCAGGACAAAAGGGGTGATAGAAAAGGATTTGTTATTTTCAAGTGTAAAAAGGTATTTAGAAAACCAATTGTGAGAGAGAACCCTAGTGCTGCTGAAGGAAGCTTTATGCTTGTAATTTTTTACTTTGATTTAGCTCTTTCAATTCATTTAGATTAAATGCCAGACATTAAATGCCGGACGCAAATAAACCCATTCCAACTAGTAAATCATCTTGGCGATACATGTGTGGGTCTATGCACTAGAAAAACTCAATACATCTATGAGCAGCAGGTAAGCAAAAGTATTAAATTAGCCCTAAACAGATCCAACACTTGGATGTTGATTCAGATTCAAGTCAGACAGATACCCCTGGACTTGAGGCTAATCATTAGCTGTTCTCTGAAGCAATCTGGAGAGTTCGCCAGGACAAATGACGATGGTCCCCTTACACGTTAATCTAAGTTGACCTGAGGGATTCCTGATGGACTgagaaccaaaaaaaaaaaaaaaaaaaaaaaaaaaaaaaaatcctgacCGCTTGAGTGGCCACACAGATCTAGGGCTTGGGGCAGTGTGGTGGCTCAAAACAACTAATGCACAAGGtcacaattaaattaaatgatcCATTAAGTTTTCAACAAATGAAAAcacattgtttttgtgttgcCTGTGAACAACGTCTATCTAAAGACATCCAATCAGTCTAGTAATGTACTGTCTCATTAACATTATGATTATATCAGATGATTAATAAGGGATTTAATGTAGTTAGAACCCAAAACCATGATGTAGGAGGGCTACATAACTCAAGGTGAAGAattgatgatggtgatgatataTGGATTGAAGGAAAAAAAGATATCCAAGTAAGATTCAACAAAATCAAAAATAAGAAATTCCTTTGCCCGCAAGACCCCGCAAGATGCTAGTTTTGACACAAGATTTACCCAACCGAGCCTTGATATAATCAAACCAACATGTCTGTCCCTCTTCTTAACAGCTGAGAAGCTCGACAGACCCCGTTGGCGACTGTGAGATTCAGCAACTGCTAAAAAGAAACAGAAAGTCAATATATCAGATGAGAGATAGTCTGCAGCATCTCTGTTTAAAGGATATAGTCAATTTGttcccaccaccccctctaccaccatcatcaccgctgccccaccatcaccaccatcactagtACCATTAAAACTACCAAAATCCCCTCCATGGTCACCACAACCACCAGGATCAtaactaccactaccaccatcactagaacaaccaccatcaccagtaccaccaccactaccaagaTCACCACCATGGTGATCACGACTAaatcctccaccaccaccaccaccaccaggatcatcactagcaccaccaccatcactagtACAACCACCATCACTAATGCCAACACCACTACCAAAATCACCACCACGGTGACCAAAA
The Gadus morhua chromosome 7, gadMor3.0, whole genome shotgun sequence DNA segment above includes these coding regions:
- the smfn gene encoding small fragment nuclease; the encoded protein is MCALSSSRFLCRRWGIVFRSSGAVFLSKINILQTKRSVCFHEIRTAPGRSSRVLVPVLSNNMSSNTSDAMSQRMVWVDLEMTGLDIEKDKIIEMACIITDSELNVLAEGPNLIINQPTELLDGMSDWCKEHHGKSGLTQSVKDSKISLQQAEYEFLSFIRQHTQPGQCPLAGNSVHADKKFLDKYMPQFMYHLHYRIIDVSTIKELCRRWFPEEYKLAPQKKASHRALGDIQESIRELQFYRAHVFRSPAEQKNLKVTQNGDGDKTAHN